The following nucleotide sequence is from Deltaproteobacteria bacterium.
CTATAAAATGTGTGTTCTTTCTTTGTAGCTTTGCGAGCTGAGATGAGCCTAATAACCGAATTGTCATGATTTACACAGTGACAGACCATTAATACTCGTAGCTTGGAGCTCAATCTTCCTTACCTAAA
It contains:
- a CDS encoding BrnT family toxin, whose amino-acid sequence is MVCHCVNHDNSVIRLISARKATKKEHTFY